A portion of the Clostridium gelidum genome contains these proteins:
- a CDS encoding LicD family protein, translating to MDNNYTYNKDDYEDLSLRDAQMLMADILKDVHELCEKHGIKYFLDAGTLIGAVRHKGFIPWDDDVDIGMIREEYNKFLKIAKKELPKHLFLQTFETDEYYNVYPTPCKVRYNNTLFLEDGTEENHKMHNGIFIDVFPYDSLPKHNFTYKIQRTLSYNILKSFKRLRDMPEHLSFKNKITFSFYKLVVKMFPNKRRLRFFNYLVKWNDSKSKYMGYGVDTYWSEYVYKKSDYFDLTKLEFEGEYFYAPKNYDAILTRLYGDYMTMPKQEDRVWHAKEMKKLKGL from the coding sequence ATGGATAATAATTATACATATAATAAAGATGACTATGAGGATTTAAGCTTAAGAGATGCTCAAATGCTTATGGCCGATATTTTGAAGGACGTTCATGAATTATGTGAAAAACACGGCATTAAGTATTTTTTAGATGCAGGAACTTTAATTGGAGCTGTAAGACATAAAGGTTTTATTCCTTGGGATGATGATGTTGATATAGGAATGATAAGAGAAGAGTATAATAAGTTCTTAAAAATAGCAAAAAAAGAACTCCCAAAACATTTATTCTTACAAACCTTTGAAACAGATGAGTATTACAATGTTTACCCAACACCATGTAAAGTAAGGTATAATAATACATTGTTTTTGGAAGATGGGACAGAAGAAAATCATAAGATGCATAATGGAATATTCATAGATGTATTTCCATATGATAGTTTGCCAAAGCATAATTTTACATATAAAATACAACGTACATTAAGTTACAATATTCTAAAGAGTTTTAAAAGACTTAGAGATATGCCAGAACATTTAAGTTTTAAAAATAAAATAACATTTTCATTTTATAAATTAGTCGTAAAAATGTTCCCTAATAAAAGAAGATTAAGATTTTTCAACTATCTAGTTAAGTGGAATGATTCAAAATCAAAATATATGGGATATGGTGTTGATACTTATTGGAGTGAATATGTCTATAAAAAATCAGACTATTTTGATTTGACGAAATTGGAGTTTGAAGGTGAGTATTTTTATGCTCCTAAAAATTATGATGCGATTTTAACGCGATTATATGGTGATTATATGACAATGCCAAAACAAGAAGATAGAGTGTGGCATGCTAAAGAAATGAAAAAACTTAAAGGGTTATAG
- a CDS encoding glycosyltransferase family 4 protein, with protein sequence MNILLINHYAGSDYHGMEFRPYYMAREWVNMGHNVTILAADFSHLRKKNPNIKEDFEEEIIDGITYVWVKTPEYHGNGVGRIKNISTFMYKLRMSYKKVADKYKPNAVIASSTYPLDIYPAHRIAKRSKAKLFFEIHDLWPLTPMEIGGYSKSNPAIVLIQRAEDFAFKNCDKIISILPNADKHMEDRGFKTDNYVHVPNGIIVGEKKNTPIEETIERLQELKEQGYFLVGYTGNHSPANVLDTMLDAAKKTTDKNIKYILVGNGNVKDELIKYAKTNNITNVEFLEPVLKDNMDNVLQLLDICYIGLKKQNLFNYGVSPNKLFDYMMAARPVIYAVEASNDPVKDSNCGITVPAENPDAVVNAVMKIRNLSEEEKSKMGQNGNDYVLANHTYHGLAEKFLNALLP encoded by the coding sequence ATGAATATCTTACTTATAAATCACTATGCAGGGTCTGATTATCATGGAATGGAATTTAGACCTTATTATATGGCTAGGGAATGGGTCAATATGGGGCATAATGTAACTATACTTGCTGCAGATTTTTCTCATTTAAGAAAGAAGAATCCTAACATAAAAGAAGATTTTGAAGAAGAAATAATAGATGGAATTACATATGTATGGGTAAAAACTCCAGAGTACCATGGAAATGGTGTGGGAAGAATTAAGAATATATCAACATTTATGTATAAACTAAGAATGAGTTATAAGAAGGTTGCAGATAAATATAAACCCAATGCAGTAATAGCATCTTCAACTTATCCTTTAGATATATATCCAGCACACAGAATTGCAAAGAGATCTAAGGCTAAGCTTTTCTTTGAAATACATGATTTATGGCCATTGACTCCAATGGAAATAGGAGGATATTCTAAGAGTAATCCTGCTATAGTCTTGATTCAAAGAGCAGAGGATTTTGCTTTTAAAAATTGTGATAAAATTATTTCGATTTTACCAAATGCTGATAAGCACATGGAAGATAGAGGATTTAAAACTGACAATTATGTGCATGTTCCAAATGGAATAATTGTTGGTGAAAAGAAAAATACTCCTATAGAAGAAACTATTGAAAGATTACAAGAACTAAAAGAGCAAGGTTATTTTTTAGTTGGATATACAGGAAATCATTCTCCAGCAAATGTTTTAGATACAATGCTTGATGCTGCTAAAAAGACAACTGACAAAAATATAAAATATATATTGGTTGGAAATGGAAATGTAAAAGATGAATTAATAAAATATGCGAAAACAAATAATATAACAAATGTAGAATTCCTAGAACCGGTGTTAAAGGATAACATGGATAATGTACTACAATTATTAGATATTTGCTATATAGGTTTGAAAAAGCAAAATTTATTTAATTATGGAGTAAGTCCAAACAAACTATTTGATTATATGATGGCAGCAAGACCAGTAATATATGCAGTAGAAGCTTCTAATGATCCAGTTAAGGATTCAAATTGTGGTATTACAGTGCCAGCAGAAAATCCAGATGCAGTAGTAAATGCTGTTATGAAGATTAGGAATTTAAGCGAAGAAGAAAAAAGCAAAATGGGCCAAAATGGGAATGATTATGTATTAGCAAATCATACCTATCATGGACTCGCAGAAAAATTCTTAAATGCATTGCTTCCTTAA
- a CDS encoding polysaccharide biosynthesis protein: MKNWKTLIIMTIDMFMVNLAYLFSINITQTGSFTEISKIYTHDVIALSLIYLVCFYLFKMYESLWHLTGTDEFLLGVGGNILAGILSIGYTRSSFGAVIPLNVSVVGILLSIFFVIGYRILYRVYRRTLLYIPFKYSADQRRVMIVGAGSAGTMIINEMMARRELKYNPIALIDDDKNKLGKRISGVKIEGNRHDIPYIAGEQEIDLILIAIPSLDAKNKAEIIEICKNTNCKLKIIPGMYEILNGDATVSRIKDVDLEDLLGRDPIQLDNKGISEYIKGRTILVTGGGGSIGSELCRQIAIYNPKRLIIFDIYENNIYDIQNELKEDFPDVNITVLIGSVRDRKRLHEVFTKYKIDVVFHAAAHKHVPLMEDSPKEAVKNNVFGTLNLALEASEANIERFVMISTDKAVNPTNIMGATKRLCEMIIQAMDKQSKTEFVAVRFGNVLGSNGSVIPLFKRQIANGGPVTVTHKKIIRYFMLIPEAAQLVLQAGAFAKGGEIFVLDMGKPVKIYDLACDLIKLSGLEPNRDIKIVFTGLRPGEKLYEELLMSEEGLEDTVHKKIHIGKPVFEDMDTLKQKLEQLQNLLDLNDISEIKHQMQKIVPTYHYKNEDEVAADNADKE; this comes from the coding sequence ATGAAAAATTGGAAAACATTAATAATTATGACTATTGATATGTTTATGGTTAATTTGGCATACCTTTTTTCTATAAATATAACACAAACCGGAAGTTTTACAGAAATTTCGAAAATATATACTCATGATGTTATAGCATTGAGTTTAATTTATTTAGTATGTTTTTACTTATTCAAAATGTATGAAAGTTTATGGCATTTAACTGGTACAGATGAATTTTTACTAGGTGTTGGTGGAAATATTTTAGCAGGTATATTATCAATTGGATATACCAGATCATCTTTTGGGGCAGTTATACCACTAAATGTTTCAGTAGTAGGAATACTTTTAAGTATCTTCTTTGTAATAGGTTATAGAATTCTTTATAGGGTTTATAGAAGAACCCTTTTGTACATCCCATTTAAATATTCAGCAGATCAAAGAAGAGTGATGATAGTTGGAGCTGGTTCAGCTGGAACTATGATTATTAATGAAATGATGGCAAGAAGAGAATTAAAGTACAATCCTATAGCTCTTATAGATGATGATAAAAATAAGCTTGGTAAAAGAATATCAGGAGTTAAAATAGAAGGAAATAGGCATGACATACCTTATATTGCTGGAGAGCAAGAAATTGACTTGATTTTAATTGCTATACCATCTCTTGATGCAAAAAATAAAGCTGAAATAATTGAAATTTGTAAGAATACTAATTGTAAATTAAAAATAATTCCTGGAATGTATGAAATATTAAATGGAGATGCTACAGTTAGTAGGATTAAAGATGTTGATTTAGAAGATTTACTTGGAAGAGACCCTATTCAGTTGGACAATAAGGGGATTTCAGAATACATCAAAGGAAGAACTATATTAGTTACTGGTGGTGGAGGATCTATAGGATCAGAACTTTGTAGACAAATAGCTATATATAATCCTAAAAGACTTATAATATTTGATATTTATGAGAATAATATATATGATATTCAAAATGAGCTTAAAGAAGACTTTCCAGATGTGAATATTACTGTATTAATAGGGTCAGTTAGAGATAGAAAAAGACTACATGAAGTGTTTACTAAATATAAAATAGATGTTGTATTTCATGCAGCAGCACATAAGCATGTGCCTCTAATGGAAGATAGTCCTAAGGAAGCGGTTAAGAATAATGTATTTGGAACACTAAATTTAGCTTTAGAAGCTAGTGAAGCTAATATTGAAAGATTTGTTATGATTTCAACAGACAAAGCTGTTAATCCAACTAACATAATGGGAGCAACAAAGAGATTATGTGAAATGATTATACAAGCTATGGATAAGCAATCTAAAACTGAGTTTGTTGCAGTTAGATTTGGCAATGTACTAGGAAGCAATGGTTCAGTAATACCATTATTTAAAAGACAAATTGCCAACGGTGGGCCTGTAACTGTAACTCATAAAAAAATCATTAGATATTTTATGCTAATTCCAGAAGCTGCTCAATTAGTACTTCAAGCAGGAGCATTTGCTAAAGGTGGAGAAATATTTGTCTTAGATATGGGAAAACCAGTTAAGATTTATGATTTAGCATGTGATTTAATTAAGCTTTCAGGTCTTGAACCTAATAGAGATATAAAAATTGTGTTTACAGGTCTTAGACCAGGTGAAAAATTATATGAAGAACTTTTAATGAGTGAAGAAGGTCTTGAAGATACTGTTCACAAAAAAATACATATAGGCAAACCAGTGTTTGAAGATATGGACACTTTAAAACAAAAGCTTGAACAATTACAGAATTTATTAGATTTAAATGATATATCAGAAATTAAGCACCAAATGCAAAAAATTGTGCCAACATATCATTATAAAAATGAAGATGAAGTAGCTGCGGATAATGCAGATAAGGAGTAA
- a CDS encoding sugar transferase, which produces MNKFNKAVKRIFDFICSTLGLIILSPILIAIVIKIKTDSDGPVFFKQIRVGEKKKEFEILKFRTMVVDAEKLGRQITVGNDSRITKVGGFLRKYKLDELPQLINVFKGDMSLVGPRPEVPRYVKLYNEEQRKVLEVKPGITDLASIRYRDENDLLGEAENPDDLYINTIMPDKLALNLVYINKNNVFFDIYIILKTIIKCI; this is translated from the coding sequence ATGAATAAATTTAATAAAGCAGTTAAGAGAATATTTGATTTTATATGCTCTACTTTAGGACTTATAATTTTAAGTCCAATTTTGATTGCAATTGTAATTAAAATAAAAACTGATTCTGATGGCCCGGTGTTTTTTAAACAAATAAGAGTTGGTGAAAAAAAGAAGGAATTTGAAATTCTTAAGTTCAGAACTATGGTTGTTGATGCCGAAAAATTAGGAAGGCAAATAACAGTAGGAAATGATAGTAGAATCACTAAAGTAGGTGGATTTTTAAGAAAATATAAGCTAGATGAATTGCCACAATTAATAAATGTATTTAAAGGCGATATGAGTTTAGTTGGACCAAGACCAGAAGTGCCACGATATGTTAAACTTTATAATGAAGAACAAAGAAAGGTATTAGAAGTTAAACCAGGAATAACTGATTTAGCATCCATTAGATATAGAGATGAAAATGATTTACTTGGAGAAGCAGAAAATCCAGATGATTTGTACATAAATACAATTATGCCAGATAAATTAGCATTAAATCTAGTATATATAAATAAGAATAATGTATTTTTTGATATTTATATAATACTTAAAACAATAATAAAATGTATTTAA
- a CDS encoding O-antigen ligase family protein, whose translation MTREDRSIYIVLAIVFAIAGFLGISNGSYLITAMYIITVLAVTFIIKEKDVYNLLYAVLLVSAFYDYALFVPGIQNIYIFHIVLGVFTLLSLYKVFKDKDVFKNLDKKVLVIYVIWFIYMCVSIKWALNRNLAIKYIAIYLMMFAFIVDMMIYNVNKERIKKTINLLLFLISIIIIIGLVEVLLGKQLPIRHYIDGFIENLPQWQINTIQARPIAFSYNTNNLTAALAILVPICLFAIYKFENVLAKIWFTVVSCISFSLVVTTTSRTGFFAFLFGFAIFIIYSVFNVKNLGIKQMIYPILLVCGFALAYNYSYLLMNIKPSDDQLTTSLSGKLSSLEGLTEGEINAEGSALHRMEIIKDVFNGVITEKQYQGYGVGNVEQLLKDKGNTGSVYSPHCYPIEILGDFGLPGVALYGIYYLYLLIENLIIGIKKKTIVSFAAVAGLIAFAPASFGPSSITYVFSYWILMGFAVSCIQVYKKENNKYGKSSTKEYRMI comes from the coding sequence ATGACTAGAGAAGACAGAAGTATATATATTGTTTTAGCGATTGTATTTGCGATTGCAGGATTTTTAGGAATATCAAATGGAAGTTACTTAATAACTGCAATGTATATAATAACAGTATTAGCAGTAACTTTTATAATAAAAGAAAAGGATGTTTATAATCTGCTTTATGCTGTGCTTTTAGTATCTGCATTTTATGATTATGCACTATTTGTTCCGGGAATACAAAACATATATATTTTTCATATAGTTTTAGGTGTATTCACACTTTTATCATTATATAAAGTATTTAAAGACAAAGATGTTTTCAAAAATTTAGATAAGAAAGTTTTGGTGATATATGTTATTTGGTTTATTTATATGTGTGTTAGTATTAAATGGGCATTAAATAGAAACCTAGCAATTAAGTATATAGCTATCTATTTGATGATGTTTGCATTTATTGTTGATATGATGATTTATAATGTAAATAAAGAAAGAATAAAAAAGACTATTAATTTACTATTGTTTTTGATTTCGATAATAATCATTATTGGGTTAGTAGAAGTGCTTTTAGGTAAGCAGCTACCTATAAGACATTATATTGATGGATTTATAGAAAATTTACCACAATGGCAAATTAATACTATACAAGCAAGACCAATAGCATTTTCATATAATACAAATAATTTAACAGCAGCCCTTGCAATACTTGTACCAATTTGTTTATTTGCGATTTACAAATTTGAAAATGTATTAGCAAAAATATGGTTCACGGTAGTTTCTTGTATAAGTTTTTCATTAGTTGTTACGACTACTTCAAGAACAGGATTTTTTGCATTTTTGTTTGGATTTGCAATATTTATAATTTATTCAGTATTTAATGTTAAGAATTTAGGTATTAAGCAAATGATTTATCCAATATTATTAGTATGTGGATTTGCTTTGGCTTATAATTATAGTTATTTGCTCATGAATATAAAGCCTTCGGATGATCAATTAACAACTAGTCTATCAGGTAAATTGAGTTCATTAGAAGGCCTTACAGAAGGTGAAATTAATGCAGAAGGTTCTGCATTACACAGGATGGAGATAATTAAAGACGTATTTAATGGTGTAATAACAGAAAAGCAATATCAAGGTTATGGAGTAGGTAATGTTGAACAACTTTTAAAAGATAAAGGAAATACTGGATCTGTATATAGCCCACATTGCTACCCAATTGAAATTTTGGGTGATTTTGGACTACCAGGAGTAGCCCTATATGGTATTTACTATTTATATCTACTTATAGAAAATTTGATTATTGGAATAAAGAAAAAAACTATTGTATCATTTGCGGCAGTGGCAGGTCTTATAGCTTTTGCACCAGCAAGTTTTGGGCCAAGTTCCATAACATATGTATTTTCATATTGGATACTTATGGGATTTGCTGTGTCATGTATTCAAGTCTATAAAAAAGAAAATAATAAATATGGGAAATCATCTACAAAAGAATATAGAATGATATAG
- a CDS encoding carbohydrate ABC transporter permease, which yields MDINAKNNIESLRDINKDIEEEYLYISKKLTLAQAIIKYIRHLVLICISIITFFPFLWMLSSALKTKDEVFNFPPTLIPKIPQWNNFVQVFKEAPFGVYMGNSLFVASIEVIFQVISAAMIAYALTQLKFKGKKILFAIIMGTYMLPSAVTYIPCYMILSDLNLIDTLTGLIISNLANVFGIFLIRQAFLQVDKSLVEAARMDGASHLKILLKIMLPLTKPTFITFGLISFVTYYNEYMYPSLITKSPENFLVSAGLRQFFIQGGAYGIKWPEIMAASTLTVLPLLILFLIAQKWFMQGVNDSGVKG from the coding sequence ATGGATATAAATGCTAAAAATAATATTGAGAGTCTTAGGGATATTAATAAAGATATAGAAGAGGAATACTTGTATATATCTAAAAAATTAACACTAGCACAAGCTATAATTAAGTATATACGACATTTAGTATTGATTTGCATAAGTATAATTACATTTTTCCCTTTTCTATGGATGTTAAGTAGTGCCCTTAAGACTAAGGATGAGGTATTTAATTTTCCACCAACATTAATTCCAAAAATACCCCAGTGGAATAACTTTGTCCAAGTATTTAAGGAAGCACCTTTTGGAGTATATATGGGAAATAGTTTATTTGTTGCATCAATTGAAGTTATATTTCAAGTGATTAGTGCAGCTATGATTGCATATGCTCTTACACAACTTAAATTTAAAGGTAAGAAAATATTATTTGCAATAATAATGGGTACATATATGTTGCCTTCAGCAGTTACATATATACCATGTTATATGATACTTTCAGATCTGAATTTAATTGATACATTAACTGGACTTATAATAAGCAATCTTGCTAATGTATTTGGAATATTTCTAATTAGACAAGCATTCTTACAAGTAGATAAAAGTTTAGTTGAAGCAGCAAGAATGGATGGGGCTTCTCATCTTAAAATACTTTTAAAGATTATGCTTCCATTAACAAAGCCAACTTTTATAACATTTGGCTTAATTAGCTTTGTAACTTATTATAATGAGTATATGTATCCTTCTCTTATAACCAAAAGTCCGGAAAACTTTTTGGTCTCAGCAGGACTTAGACAATTTTTTATTCAAGGAGGAGCCTATGGAATAAAGTGGCCAGAAATAATGGCGGCAAGTACACTTACAGTACTGCCACTATTGATATTATTTCTAATAGCTCAAAAATGGTTTATGCAAGGTGTAAATGATAGTGGTGTAAAAGGTTAA
- the wecB gene encoding non-hydrolyzing UDP-N-acetylglucosamine 2-epimerase, which yields MKVLTVIGARPQFIKAATVSNKIRKDGNSEILVHTGQHYDNNMSDIFFEELAIPKPDYNLSIGSSSHGHQTGSMLIALEEIYLKEKPDMVLVYGDTNSTLAGSLCASKLLIPVAHVEAGLRSFNKVMPEEQNRILTDHISDLLFAPTLTAVNNLKNENVTKGVHNTGDVMYDAINLFKERAKEISTINEKLDLSPDSYILSTIHRAENTDNIERLTSIISALSNSGKKIILPLHPRTKKFIEEYNLHVGENIEIIDPVGYLDMISLQENAKKIVTDSGGVQKEAYFLKKPCITMRDETEWVETVDNGWNVIVGSDSNKILDALDNFNPTGTPASAFGNGDTSSIITDIIGKYIG from the coding sequence ATGAAAGTACTCACTGTTATTGGAGCTAGACCACAGTTTATAAAAGCTGCAACAGTATCAAATAAAATTAGAAAAGATGGAAATAGTGAAATATTAGTACATACTGGACAACATTATGATAATAATATGTCAGATATATTTTTTGAAGAACTTGCTATTCCAAAGCCTGATTATAATCTAAGTATTGGTTCATCAAGTCATGGCCACCAAACTGGTAGCATGCTAATAGCTCTTGAAGAAATCTACTTAAAAGAAAAGCCAGATATGGTTTTAGTTTATGGAGATACAAATTCAACACTTGCAGGAAGTCTTTGTGCTAGTAAATTATTAATACCTGTAGCCCATGTAGAAGCTGGACTTAGAAGTTTTAATAAAGTTATGCCTGAAGAACAAAATAGAATACTTACAGATCATATTTCAGATTTGCTTTTTGCACCAACATTAACAGCAGTAAATAACCTAAAAAATGAAAATGTCACAAAAGGTGTTCATAATACTGGAGATGTAATGTACGATGCAATAAATCTTTTTAAAGAAAGAGCTAAGGAGATTTCAACAATAAATGAAAAACTTGATTTAAGTCCAGACAGCTATATACTTTCAACAATACATCGTGCTGAAAACACAGATAACATCGAAAGATTAACTTCAATAATAAGTGCTTTAAGTAATTCTGGTAAGAAAATAATACTTCCACTTCACCCAAGAACAAAGAAGTTCATTGAGGAATATAATTTGCATGTTGGCGAAAATATTGAAATTATAGATCCTGTAGGGTATTTAGATATGATTTCCTTACAAGAAAATGCAAAAAAAATAGTGACAGATAGTGGTGGAGTTCAAAAAGAAGCCTATTTCTTAAAGAAGCCATGTATAACTATGAGAGATGAAACTGAATGGGTTGAAACTGTAGACAATGGTTGGAACGTAATAGTTGGAAGTGATTCTAATAAAATTTTAGATGCGTTAGATAACTTCAATCCAACAGGTACTCCCGCTTCAGCATTTGGAAATGGAGATACATCTTCAATAATTACAGACATTATAGGGAAATATATAGGATAA
- a CDS encoding glycosyltransferase family 2 protein yields MNEPMVTVLMAVYNGEKFLKEAMESILTQTFTDFEFLIINDGSTDNSVKIIEEFNDPRIRLIHNEKNLKLIASLNKGISLAKGKYIARMDSDDISMPDRLKKEVNFLENSLEYGLVGTYYTVIDGEGVNQRNVSYPSSNDLIKLFLSLNCPLAHGSIMGRCELFKQNLYGSKQYSAIEDYELWTRIAKVTKIHNIPEYLFKYRVYGESFSDTKTQLMYNQTLELSKKAYKNNIKEYKKLIKEQFLEESYTEEKEEVIEYVNEWLVSFVKRLLYVHEFGLALKLYAKSIKINKFK; encoded by the coding sequence ATGAATGAACCTATGGTAACTGTTTTAATGGCAGTATATAATGGAGAGAAATTTCTAAAAGAAGCTATGGAAAGTATATTAACTCAGACTTTTACTGATTTTGAGTTTTTAATAATAAATGATGGATCTACTGATAATAGTGTCAAAATAATTGAAGAATTTAATGATCCACGTATAAGATTAATTCATAATGAAAAAAATTTAAAGCTAATTGCATCATTAAATAAAGGAATATCCCTTGCAAAGGGTAAATATATAGCGAGAATGGATTCAGATGATATTTCTATGCCTGATAGATTAAAAAAAGAAGTGAATTTTTTAGAAAACTCTTTGGAATATGGTTTGGTAGGAACTTATTATACTGTTATAGATGGTGAAGGAGTAAATCAACGTAATGTAAGTTATCCATCTAGTAATGATTTGATTAAATTATTTTTATCATTAAATTGTCCGTTAGCTCATGGAAGTATAATGGGTAGATGTGAATTGTTTAAACAAAATTTATATGGAAGTAAACAATATTCTGCTATTGAAGATTATGAACTGTGGACAAGAATTGCTAAAGTAACTAAAATTCATAATATTCCAGAGTATTTATTTAAGTATAGAGTATACGGAGAAAGTTTTTCTGATACTAAAACTCAATTAATGTATAACCAAACTTTGGAGTTAAGTAAAAAAGCATATAAAAATAATATAAAAGAGTATAAAAAATTAATAAAAGAGCAATTTTTAGAAGAATCATATACTGAGGAAAAAGAAGAAGTTATAGAATATGTGAATGAATGGTTGGTGAGTTTTGTTAAAAGGCTTCTTTATGTACATGAATTTGGTTTAGCATTAAAATTATATGCTAAATCTATAAAAATAAATAAATTTAAATAA
- a CDS encoding glycosyltransferase family 2 protein has translation MVSVSIITPVYNVERCIEKTINSIINQSCKNFELLLIDDGSNDKSIEIAENLLINSDVDFKVIRQENSGVSVARNKGISEAKGEYVCFLDSDDYIHTDYIKLMYEKASNCNCDLVFCDYTQVDSQDKVLVKSTTRFLDDFINGREAALKQLSCDITIGMGSALYKTSIIKENNILFDSSRKYAEDVVFTIKALLNMDKIISIDKTLMFYVRWNSSVTNLVSLKHLDCYYSYVDLLKYLNSQEDFKNIEKFLIEYKIPYAISHIFSILCRDKKFHKDLFEFLNKREVKESLGCYKMQKFNKNDIRYLIQCKGILYFPNILLKVFSKRK, from the coding sequence TTGGTAAGTGTATCTATAATTACTCCTGTTTATAATGTAGAAAGATGCATTGAAAAAACTATAAATTCAATTATAAATCAGAGCTGTAAGAATTTTGAACTCTTACTTATAGATGATGGTTCTAATGACAAGAGCATTGAAATAGCGGAGAATTTACTTATAAATTCAGACGTTGATTTTAAGGTTATAAGGCAAGAAAATAGTGGGGTTAGTGTTGCAAGAAATAAGGGGATTTCTGAAGCAAAAGGGGAATATGTTTGCTTTTTAGATTCTGATGATTATATTCATACAGATTATATTAAACTCATGTATGAAAAGGCATCAAATTGCAACTGTGATTTAGTTTTTTGTGATTATACTCAAGTTGATTCACAAGATAAGGTATTAGTGAAAAGTACAACTAGATTTTTAGATGATTTTATAAATGGAAGAGAAGCTGCTTTAAAGCAATTAAGCTGTGACATTACTATTGGGATGGGAAGTGCTTTATATAAAACTTCAATAATAAAAGAAAATAATATACTTTTTGATAGTAGTAGAAAATATGCTGAAGACGTTGTATTTACAATTAAAGCATTGCTTAATATGGATAAGATTATATCAATTGATAAAACATTGATGTTTTATGTTAGGTGGAATTCATCAGTAACTAATCTAGTTTCTTTAAAACATCTTGATTGTTATTATTCATATGTGGATTTATTGAAATATTTAAATTCCCAAGAAGATTTTAAAAACATAGAAAAATTTTTAATAGAATATAAAATTCCATATGCAATAAGTCATATTTTTTCTATTCTATGTAGAGATAAAAAATTTCATAAAGATCTTTTTGAATTTTTAAATAAAAGAGAGGTAAAAGAATCATTAGGATGTTATAAAATGCAGAAGTTTAATAAAAATGATATTAGGTATTTAATTCAATGCAAGGGTATATTGTATTTTCCTAATATTTTATTAAAAGTTTTTAGTAAGCGAAAATAA